One stretch of Nicotiana tabacum cultivar K326 chromosome 18, ASM71507v2, whole genome shotgun sequence DNA includes these proteins:
- the LOC142172412 gene encoding uncharacterized protein LOC142172412: protein MVDFDVIAGIDWLSSCYAIVYCHVKTIKFSFIGENLIRGEVGTRVGKFISYLKARKLVSNECLAYLAHVRDMEADSPMLESVHIVKEFPEVFPDDFPGIPPDREIEFGIDTLPETQPISIPPYRIALAELNELKKQLQDLLDKGFIRPIVSP, encoded by the coding sequence ATGGTTGACTTTGACGTCATAGCTGGCATAGACTGGTTATCTTCTTGTTATGCTATAGTTTATTGCCACGTGAAgacaattaaattctcatttattGGGGAAAATCTAATTAGAGGTGAAGTGGGTACGCGtgtaggtaagtttatttcttaccttaaggctagAAAACTAGTGAGCAACGAGTGTTTGGCATATCTAGCACATGTGCGGGATATGGAAGCTGACTCCCCAATGCTTGAATCAGTACACATTGTGAAAGAATTTCCAGAGGTGTTCCCGGATGATTTCCCAGGGATaccaccagatagggagattgagtTTGGCATAGACACATTGCCAGAAACTCAACCAATCTCGATTCCTCCTTACAGAATAGCTCTAGCTGAGCTAAATGAACTTAAGAAACAGTTACAAGACCTattagataagggttttattcgacctATCGTTTCACCCTGA